The Alistipes finegoldii DSM 17242 DNA segment CGACATTGCGGATGCCTATGAAGCTGCTTACGTCATAATGATCGGTCTGAACCGTTCGTGGGCACAGAAGCAGGGCGATTTTTTCGTCGAATCACCCGTCGTGCTGCTCACGGCGATTATCTGGTTTCTGCGTATCTATCAGAACGGGAAATACTGCACCTTCCCCCACGCAATCGAACTGCTGAACAAGAAATACGAGGAGGTTTTCACCATCCTCATGGCCCGGCCCGAACTGGAAAACTATTTGAGTGCGTTCGTCGATGCTTGGCAGGGCGGCGCACAGGAGCAGTTACAGGGACAAATCGCGTCCGCGAAGATCCCGCTGTCACGGATTATCTCGCCCGCGCTCTACTGGGTCATGTCGGGCGACGACTTTTCCCTCGACCTGAACAATCCCCAAGCCCCGAAAATCCTTTGCGTGGGCAGCAACCCCGACCGCCAGAATATCTATTCGGCGGCATTGAGCCTTTACAACTCGCGCATCGTGAAAACCATAAACCGCAAGGGAAAACTCAAATGCGGCGTCGTGATCGACGAGCTGCCGACCATTTTCTTCAAAGGTCTGGACAACCTCATAGCCACGGCCCGAAGCAACCGCGTAGCCGTATGTCTGGGGATGCAGGACTTTTCCCAACTTACACGCGATTACGGCGAACACGAAAGCAAAGTCATACAGAATATCGTAGGAAACGTTATTGCCGGGCAGGTCGTAGGCGACACGGCCCGCATCCTCTCCGAACGCTTCGGAAAAATCGTGCAGCAGCGGCAGTCGCTCAATATCAGCCGTGAAGATAAATCCACGGGGATAAACACCCAGCTTGACAGCGTGATCCCCGCGTCGAAAATCAGCAATCTTTCGCAGGGCGTGTTCGTCGGAGCCGTGGCCGACAACTTCGGGGACAATATTCCGCAGAAAATGTTTCACGCCCAGATTGTCGTCGATGTCGAAAAGGTCAAAGCCGAAGAAAAACAGTATCGTCCGATTCCCGTGCTCTCCGACTTCACCGACGAAAACGGCAAGGACCGAATGGCCGAGGTTATCGAAGCCAACTACTACCGCATAAAGCAGGAAGCGGCCCAGATCGTAGAGGACGAACTGCGACGCATAGCCGACGACCCGAAGCTAAAACACCTGTTTAAAGGCAACGAAACCGTAGCCAATTAGGGCGAACGAGGGCGAACGAGGGCGTAAAGAGTATCTTTTTGATGATGGCGGATATACATTCGCAGAGCAAACAGTTTCACATAATAACTTAAAATTCAAATTATGGCAGAAGAACAACAACAGTCGCCCGGTGCTGCGCAGCAGCCCAACGACAATTCACTCAACGAGCCGAGTATCGGCATGATGTACGACAAGGAGAAAGACCAGGCAAAGGTCTTTTCCCAGAACCCCGACGGGAGTATCGGCACGGTGGACCCGACCCCGGAAAATGAAAGCCTGTTTTTTGTCATGGACAAGAACATTCCGCTGAACTTCTACAAGAATTTGCAGAAGTATCACAACAACCCCACCATCAACATTTACGTTCTCCCGCGGCGTGCGCTCGGACGCATGAAAGATGCGCTGAAACGGTATTGGAAAAATACCACCCGCGACGACGTGAAACTCTATTACAACTACAAGATACACCCGGACGGAAAATTCGAGTGCAAGATGAAAACCCGCGGCATCCCCGTTGCCGAAATGCCGTGGGACACGCTCAACCGCATGGGGTACAGCTTCGGCGGGCTGGAAAAGATGAACTATCTCCAAAAGTTGCAGAATTACGAACAAACGGGGATGCACAAGCTCAAATACCATGACGATATAATCAACTATATCGGCGAGGGTAAAATCCGGCTCAAAAAGAGCGGCAACGGCTACAAAGTCGATGTGAAAAGCTATGCCCGGATTCTCGACGAGGGACTTTTCGATCAGAAATTCACCGAAACGGATATGAAGAACCTCGAAATGTACGGCAACCTCGGCCGCGTGCTGGAAACGTCCGAGGGTCCTCTGCTCGTGTCGCGGGACTTCGATACGCGGCAGTTGGATTACACGAATACTGAAAATGCTTTTGTTCCCCGATACATCCGCGGCACGGAACTCACACAGGAGGACATCAACAGCTTCCGTCGCGGTGAAGTGCGCGAAATAGCGATTGTAAACAGGGACGGCAGCGTGAACATCGTGCCCTACCAGTACAACGCGGTTTTCCGCAAACCTATGGAGGTATTGACCATTGAGCAGCGGAATGCGCTGGCAACCAAACTGCGCGAGCAGCGCGACATGGAGCGTATCATTTCCTCGATGCCCGAAACCGCCGACGGGCGGACCCAATACCCGCAGGCCCCCAAGCAGTCGGCAGAACAGACCGCCGAGACCGCCGGACAGGGACAAGCACCCGCAGCCGTGCCGGAGCAGAACCAGCAGGGGCAGGCCGCCGAAACGGCCGGGCAGGGACAAACTCCCGCACCTGACCTTTTCGGCGCAGGCCAAACCACGCAAGGCAAAACCCCGGTGCAGGGCCAGACATCCCCGCAAGGTCAGAAACAGCCGCGAGCCGGGCAGAAATCACCGCGTCCGGAGGTAGCGACGCCCACCCCCAAAGCACAACGGAAAACAGGTCAACACGTTTAGCGCTATGGAAAGATTCGATGAATCGGCTATTGACTGGGTAGCCGCCGCCAAGCGCGGCATAAGTCGCCGGATGCTCAAAGAATACGGTTTTCTGGAATTGCTGCTGGAGGGCGGCACGACACCCGTAATTCCCTTGACGCTAACCCTCGCGGACGTGACTATAAAACTGGACGGCACGCTTCGACTGACCGAGGACTGCGACAAAAACGTGCGTTTCGAAGTCCTCGGTTACGGCTGGGAAGAATAACCTCCTAAATCCTAAAATATGCGAAAGTGACGATTTTCGCCCGGAGAGCACCGAGGGTGCGGACCGGGACAGGACGGAGCGGCCCTGCCGCAGACAACAAACACAACATCAAAACTTTAATTCACAGCAAATTACACTCAAAACACAACGATTTAACATGAAAAAGATTCTTTTCGCGGCCTTTGCCGCACTTTCGATGATCGCCTGCAACAAAGACGATGCAACGACTGTCATTCCCGACATCGACAACACCCTCAACGGCGCAATCGTCGCCATGAGGTTCACCGACGAAACCCCGACCCGTGCGTTCTTCGCCGAAGCCGCGGCCGCCGAAGCGTGGGAAAAATCCCTCTCCTCGCTCTCCGTGTACGTGTTCAACGCCAAAGGTGACCTTATCACCCTGCGCGACTTCACCGCATCGGAACTCACGGCCCGCACCGCGACCTTCGCCCTGCCGCACGCCACAGCCGGAACGACCTGCGACTTCTATGCCGTAGCCAACATGTCCCTGACGGGCGTCACCACGAAATCCGCGCTGCTGGCAAAGCTGGAAACATCCGCCGCCGACT contains these protein-coding regions:
- a CDS encoding DUF4099 domain-containing protein — translated: MAEEQQQSPGAAQQPNDNSLNEPSIGMMYDKEKDQAKVFSQNPDGSIGTVDPTPENESLFFVMDKNIPLNFYKNLQKYHNNPTINIYVLPRRALGRMKDALKRYWKNTTRDDVKLYYNYKIHPDGKFECKMKTRGIPVAEMPWDTLNRMGYSFGGLEKMNYLQKLQNYEQTGMHKLKYHDDIINYIGEGKIRLKKSGNGYKVDVKSYARILDEGLFDQKFTETDMKNLEMYGNLGRVLETSEGPLLVSRDFDTRQLDYTNTENAFVPRYIRGTELTQEDINSFRRGEVREIAIVNRDGSVNIVPYQYNAVFRKPMEVLTIEQRNALATKLREQRDMERIISSMPETADGRTQYPQAPKQSAEQTAETAGQGQAPAAVPEQNQQGQAAETAGQGQTPAPDLFGAGQTTQGKTPVQGQTSPQGQKQPRAGQKSPRPEVATPTPKAQRKTGQHV
- a CDS encoding DUF4099 domain-containing protein, whose translation is MERFDESAIDWVAAAKRGISRRMLKEYGFLELLLEGGTTPVIPLTLTLADVTIKLDGTLRLTEDCDKNVRFEVLGYGWEE